The Coccidioides posadasii str. Silveira chromosome 5, complete sequence genome has a segment encoding these proteins:
- a CDS encoding uncharacterized protein (EggNog:ENOG410PK5F~COG:S~BUSCO:3100at33183), with protein MRRYLGLRPIHLVWTPVRHYSRSPSLSAASRDHAIHINSERLCDDVLERLAPTFHNTGPIDIIDLYPGIGLWSRKVNELLKPRRHILLEPNEKDYLPHLQPLLDRSPNYRLLPWEPLDERKLATLFSEEYLPEQLKRVLGPQGRIQVNPSLLILANMTRHRNSYSKKIFTFLRHLESCFDQTLFHQRGLVRMISLFSAADAENVLPRKLFGRRRLAVLADATASEVIQLAGGTNESNNAALKGGDIWDRSARATAARAKNAGITTPRDRKPKPIELAPEALALRPSDIPHFKRPRQDWHNGFLELYEEYKQNAKDNPGSTKLPDPKKESLFMVQRKRLLLENRESHIIADCLEKGLAIDDVHAQLRSIMQKGKPYPVSTPELVSKLEALTSEYDAVFSQLSMLSKLRAVQHIQEVRAYNNNTDSTDCHTPLLLWDRRVAEPLRIKQEELQPPIPCGIIDFHPNPSSPMLRTLQEYTSANKSREDYLDMISLFKQLIRIISRGNATAVDRSLLHPLFPGRPVTDLVEAIPSLRKFARVTATYPPGSTIRSAKDLQLTFAEDCLSGTYLRELPISVLWDIALEWNRWPMRMITAQELWKVLGGGGVQRIEATFVSRKN; from the exons ATGCGGAGGTACCTTGGGCTCAGGCCCATACACCTGGTATGGACGCCTGTCCGGCATTATTCCCGATCCCCTTCTCTCTCCGCCGCCTCTAGGGATCATGCCATCCACATCAACAGCGAGAGACTATGCG ATGATGTGCTCGAAAGACTCGCTCCCACGTTCCACAACACGGGTCCAATCGACATCATCGACTTGTATCCCGGCATCGGGCTCTGGTCGAGGAAGGTCAACGAGCTCCTCAAGCCACGACGCCATATCCTACTCGAACCTAACGAGAAAGACTATCTACCCCATCTACAACCCCTTCTCGACCGTAGCCCAAACTACAGATTGCTGCCGTGGGAACCGCTCGACGAAAGGAAGCTGGCCACCCTATTCTCCGAGGAATACCTCCCCGAGCAGCTCAAGCGCGTTTTGGGGCCGCAGGGCCGCATCCAGGTCAACCCGTCCTTGCTGATCCTTGCAAATATGACACGCCATCGGAACTCCTACtcgaagaagatattcactTTTCTCCGACACCTCGAGTCCTGCTTTGATCAGACACTTTTCCACCAGCGCGGGCTGGTGCGAATGATCTCGTTATTTTCTGCTGCGGACGCTGAAAATGTTCTCCCCAGAAAGCTCTTTGGGCGCCGGAGGTTGGCGGTGCTTGCAGATGCAACGGCGTCAGAAGTCATACAGCTTGCTGGTGGCACCAATGAGAGTAACAATGCCGCACTCAAGGGAGGTGATATCTGGGATCGATCCGCAAGAGCAACTGCAGCTCGCGCGAAGAATGCCGGGATCACTACTCCGCGAGATCGAAAGCCGAAGCCAATAGAACTGGCCCCCGAGGCATTGGCGCTACGTCCCAGTGATATACCGCATTTCAAACGCCCCAGACAAGATTGGCACAACGGCTTTCTCGAGCTGTACGAAGAGTATAAACAAAACGCCAAAGATAATCCCGGATCCACAAAGCTCCCGGATCCCAAGAAGGAGAGCCTTTTCATGGTACAGCGAAAGCGCCTCCTTCTTGAAAATAGAGAATCACATATAATCGCGGACTGCCTTGAGAAGGGGCTCGCCATCGATGATGTCCACGCCCAGCTTCGCTCCATCATGCAGAAGGGCAAACCATATCCCGTGAGCACTCCGGAACTCGTCTCAAAACTAGAAGCCCTCACGTCCGAGTACGACGCGGTCTTCTCCCAGCTCTCAATGCTCTCCAAACTTCGCGCCGTCCAGCACATCCAAGAAGTCCGCGCctacaacaacaacaccGATTCCACAGACTGCCACACCCCACTCCTCCTCTGGGACCGACGTGTCGCCGAACCCTTACGCATCAAGCAGGAAGAGCTCCAACCCCCTATCCCCTGCGGCATCATCGACTTCCACCCCAACCCATCCTCGCCCATGCTCCGCACCCTCCAAGAATACACATCCGCCAACAAATCCCGCGAAGACTACCTCGACATGATCTCCCTCTTCAAGCAACTGATCCGCATCATCTCACGCGGCAACGCCACCGCCGTCGACCGCTCCCTCCTTCACCCCTTGTTCCCCGGCCGCCCCGTGACAGACCTTGTCGAGGCCATCCCGTCCCTGCGCAAATTCGCAAGGGTCACAGCGACATATCCGCCAGGCTCCACCATCAGATCCGCAAAGGACCTCCAGCTTACGTTTGCCGAGGATTGTCTGTCTGGAACGTATTTGCGGGAACTTCCTATCTCTGTGCTCTGGGATATTGCGCTGGAATGGAATAGGTGGCCCATGCGAATGATAACTGCGCAGGAGTTGTGGAAGGTGCTGGGAGGCGGTGGTGTGCAGAGAATAGAGGCGACGTTTGTCTCGCGGAAAAATTGA
- a CDS encoding uncharacterized protein (EggNog:ENOG410PUX0~COG:T~BUSCO:9311at33183), protein MTHALPCSPMQLGSGTPADGRQALAVKTPADAKTANPPTLALSTNPTPPLTPVLADDADASPISFAGLQASRPDLSSALASPSASLADVPAIATPLEFEHDLEIRRDSRGQTVEFGHGAWSVVYSAVCPEAAPASPVGSESPATTNMSDRVFAVKTPLRRDAHHILKAEALLLTRLSRIPGHEDHLVPFHGYVSASHSLVMDALPLTLANYITSQAAATRENFSTSTMFEPVLGMSKWLGLSERLVKGLAWLHDTAQVVHGDIKPQNILLRPHNPAAHEDALPHDLVYVDFTSSHDLSSSTAGSNSHGLGLSALTPPFAAPELLTISALTSSTLAPSKASDTFSLAVTLLTAVTGDLQLYPGAGSMQCLAMSRDGHRVLDFVRSGVNCSRVPRKGTVERLLSPAVLKDPDSRIHPAAWFDLIKSEAKTLLSAASSTANQNDSDFGDQDKCPEIENSTVSEPSMSGCGTPAPSFASSPSLNLALSSAPSPSLSRVSSPGSSRSRSPNQGEQSPNVDHETHRPVEPMIVSSDQVGQPSPPRPADLRPEFFIYRPNLTRVPLIAVDELPPEIILGGRTDWVSNETLLADMVPVSNWTVPWSGVYNVQFVANAHGRSAAYDHGGRECQPEPVPVPMVNGTEEYAALEDSSNNSWQGLGVLLDTAYYEEAPQEGFPPIYYDNYQDWAEQSMEVNLPSSSTLAPQFGSPGQPETTYIKHDSPATSTMPETLQGTGVSDPLVNQVTEAPMQDDAGHDDLGPSRHRRYSM, encoded by the exons ATGAC CCACGCGCTGCCTTGCTCCCCAATGCAACTTGGCAGCGGAACTCCGGCGGACGGCCGTCAAGCTCTGGCGGTCAAGACTCCGGCCGATGCCAAGACCGCCAATCCACCAACTCTGGCGCTGTCGACGAATCCCACTCCGCCCTTGACACCTGTTCTCGCCGACGATGCCGATGCCTCGCCCATCTCTTTCGCTGGCCTCCAGGCGTCCAGGCCTGACCTCTCGTCTGCTCTCGCCAGCCCGTCTGCGAGCCTGGCTGATGTTCCAGCCATTGCCACTCCCCTTGAATTTGAACATGACCTGGAGATACGCCGCGATTCTCGTGGCCAGACGGTTGAATTCGGCCACGGCGCATGGAGCGTTGTGTACAGCGCCGTGTGCCCGGAAGCTGCGCCAGCGTCCCCCGTGGGAAGTGAGTCGCCAGCCACGACCAACATGTCCGATCGCGTCTTCGCGGTCAAAACGCCCCTGCGGCGCGATGCGCATCACATACTGAAGGCGGAAGCCCTCCTGTTAACTCGCCTATCGAGGATACCCGGCCACGAGGACCATCTGGTCCCCTTCCACGGCTATGTCTCAGCGTCTCATTCGTTGGTGATGGATGCGTTGCCGCTGACTCTTGCGAACTACATCACCTCACAGGCTGCCGCCACCCGAGAGAACTTCTCCACGAGCACCATGTTCGAACCCGTTCTCGGCATGTCGAAGTGGCTGGGACTATCCGAGCGTCTCGTCAAGGGACTCGCCTGGCTGCACGACACCGCCCAAGTCGTCCATGGAGACATAAAGCCACAGAACATCCTGCTACGACCGCACAATCCAGCAGCACATGAAGACGCTCTGCCCCACGACCTGGTCTATGTCGACTTTACCTCGTCACACGACTTGTCTTCGTCGACTGCCGGTTCGAACAGCCACGGGCTCGGTCTGTCGGCCCTGACTCCTCCCTTCGCGGCCCCTGAGCTGCTCACGATCTCGGCCCTGACGTCATCAACCCTTGCTCCGTCGAAAGCATCAGACACCTTCTCTCTTGCCGTGACGCTACTGACAGCCGTCACCGGCGACTTGCAACTCTACCCCGGTGCAGGCAGCATGCAGTGCCTGGCCATGTCGCGGGACGGGCACCGTGTGCTTGACTTCGTGCGGAGCGGCGTCAATTGCTCGAGAGTACCCAGAAAAGGGACGGTCGAGCGCCTATTGTCTCCGGCCGTCTTGAAAGATCCCGACAGCAGGATTCACCCTGCTGCGTGGTTCGATTTGATTAAATCTGAAGCGAAGACCTTGCTGTCAGCGGCGTCATC CACCGCCAACCAAAATGACTCAGACTTCGGGGATCAAGACAAATGCCCGGAAATTGAAAATAGCACAGTCTCTGAGCCTTCGATGTCGGGATGCGGAACACCGGCTCCTAGTTTCGCCTCTAGTCCCTCCTTGAATCTAGCGTTGAGTTCAGCTCCGAGTCCATCCTTGAGTCGAGTCTCAAGCCCAGGCTCAAGTCGATCAAGAAGTCCCAATCAGGGTGAACAGAGCCCGAATGTCGATCACGAAACGCATCGTCCGGTCGAGCCCATGATCGTGTCTTCCGACCAAGTCGGCCAACCTTCCCCTCCGAGACCGGCGGACCTGCGGCCTGAGTTCTTCATATATCGCCCTAATCTGACGCGGGTGCCGCTCATCGCGGTCGATGAGTTACCCCCTGAGATTATCCTCGGAGGACGAACGGACTGGGTGTCCAATGAGACCTTGTTGGCGGATATGGTTCCTGTTAGTAACTGGACAGTCCCATGGTCTGGGGTGTATAATGTTCAATTTGTTGCAAATGCACATGGGAGAAGCGCTGCCTATGACCATGGAGGAAGGGAATGTCAACCAGAACCAGTCCCTGTGCCAATGGTAAATGGAACGGAAGAATATGCGGCGTTAGAGGATTCGTCGAACAATTCATGGCAGGGGCTCGGGGTTTTGCTGGACACGGCATACTACGAAGAAGCCCCCCAAGAAGGATTCCCTCCTATCTATTACGATAATTATCAAGATTGGGCTGAACAATCTATGGAGGTAAATTTACCTTCGTCTTCAACACTGGCACCGCAGTTCGGGAGTCCTGGGCAGCCCGAGACAACTTATATCAAACACGATTCACCAGCAACAAGCACAATGCCAGAAACTTTGCAGGGAACCGGCGTCAGCGATCCCCTAGTCAATCAAGTTACGGAAGCTCCTATGCAAGATGATGCCGGACATGATGATTTGGGCCCTTCACGCCATCGGCGCTACTCTATGTAA
- a CDS encoding uncharacterized protein (EggNog:ENOG410PK5H~COG:K), whose protein sequence is MTSPASASPLRATELQPSKPLPPNGRRRDKAQLSCMLCRHRKLRCDRSQPCQNCAKRGQSCIYVNSPSQAKSGQTGRQYPAYLNSLHERIRHLEGVVLNLVNNKETAQGHPGLPESQSQDAPTEPQVVESVGRLSIEDNGTSYFGSSTWQAILNEIEYMKDLIPESTDSPFTDRPRDLEEDDGLDLLMEARKYFEPGELFNSVPPRSVVDPLICHFFENMEISPLILHSPTFRKEVRIKPQAQTLPPPLFPPANSTQMCYP, encoded by the exons ATGACGAGTCCCGCCTCCGCCTCGCCGTTGCGTGCGACTGAGCTCCAACCCTCCAAGCCATTGCCTCCCAATGGCCGACGGCGCGACAAGGCCCAGCTGTCGTGCATGCTATGCAGGCACAGAAA GCTGCGATGCGATCGTTCCCAGCCCTGTCAGAATTGCGCGAAGAGGGGTCAGTCATGTATATACGTCAACTCCCCAAGTCAGGCCAAATCGGGACAGACCGGGCGCCAGTACCCGGCCTATCTGAATAGCCTGCACGAACGCATTCGCCACCTCGAGGGCGTGGTCTTGAACCTGGTCAATAACAAGGAGACCGCCCAGGGTCACCCGGGCCTGCCTGAGAGTCAGAGTCAGGATGCCCCGACTGAGCCGCAGGTGGTCGAGTCCGTGGGTCGCCTCAGTATCGAAGACAACGGGACGAGCTATTTTGGGAGCTCGACGTGGCAGGCGATCTTGAACGAG ATCGAGTATATGAAAGATCTTATTCCGGAGAGCACTGACTCTCCTTTCACGGACCGCCCAAGGGACCTCGAGGAAGACGATGGCCTTGATCTACTGATGGAAGCTAGAAAGTATTTTGAACCGGGAGAATTATTCAACAGTGTGCCACCCCGCTCCGTGGTTGACCCGCTGATCTGCCACTTCTTTGAGAATATGGAAATCTCCCCTT TGATCTTGCATTCACCAACGTTCCGGAAAGAAGTGAGGATCAAACCCCAAGCCCAAactctcccccccccccttttcccgCCTGCAAATTCAACCCAGATGTGCTATCCATAA
- a CDS encoding uncharacterized protein (SECRETED:SignalP(1-20)~EggNog:ENOG410PK5H~COG:K~TransMembrane:2 (n7-15c20/21o74-91i112-133o)) codes for MVFGMMSLSSSFLLLSNVDPEREESLRMDVREYRERCAQCLISGNYTKPGKYNLPALIIYLACERMRKEEFDHGLPILFAMIVSLALRMGYHRDASHYPNLSPFAGEIRRRLWAVVVQLDQMISVAVGVPRLIDDSKTDNSPPRNLREEDFSEDSAELPPPRPLADPTVVTYVLARLKLIRFLGKTTDLANATVPPRYETVLEFDRELSNIYGQLPTFYKLGEGPDTQDSLTFLQRLSFESLYEQARCTLHRKYLTAQDPRYAYSREACVDAAMNMLAQQRYMHRECQAGKKLFPQRWKLLTYLNRENLLAAMIVCLDVDQALRNIGASSNPTAPLSNPALSLESKIQALEQSFGIWQEYRSMSKEASTAAHVVQLTIRKAKAVCSSRDVSEGSFGSGTSNSTSPVQSLQGEQFAGSAMDYSVTTTAAAAAAAAEAAAAQYMIGMPHGGGEGSHHQYGVIGEIPENQAQQQQQAEQLQYRPDAMMYQQPDAMMAQETSRGSMEAMAAAAAAAGMSSNPAYKVMETMIDAPVQFGWGAFWDPQFPRDYTTAGGVTAEDVWTPDRNGGGVPPPPPPPAPGGSSGGALGYQG; via the exons ATGGTGTTTGGCATGATGTCCCTCTCGTCAAGTTTCCTTCTGCTCTCCAACGTTGACCCTGAGCGCGAGGAATCGCTGAGGATGGACGTTCGAGAGTACAGAGAGAGATGCGCCCAGTGTCTCATATCAGGAAATTATACGAAGCCGGGAAAATACAATCTACCGGCCCTGATAATATATCTCGCCTGCGAACGCATGCGCAAGGAGGAATTTGACCACGGTCTTCCCATTCTGTTTGCGATGATCGTCAGCCTGGCCCTGCGCATGGGCTATCACCGTGACGCGAGCCACTATCCCAACCTATCTCCTTTTGCCGGGGAAATACGCCGGCGCCTTTGGGCTGTCGTTGTGCAGCTTGATCAGATGATATCTGTTGCA GTGGGCGTTCCCAGATTGATTGATGACTCCAAAACCGACAATTCACCTCCGCGAAACCTCCGTGAGGAAGATTTCTCAGAAGATTCGGCGGAACTACCGCCGCCGAGACCGTTGGCCGATCCTACGGTGGTGACGTACGTGCTCGCCAGGCTAAAGCTTATCAGGTTCCTGGGGAAGACTACCGATCTCGCAAATGCTACTGTTCCACCGCGATACGAGACGGTCCTGGAGTTTGATCGAGAGCTCTCTAATATATACGGACAATTGCCGACATTTTACAAGCTGGGAGAAGGTCCGGATACGCAAGATTCTCTGACGTTCCTTCAGCGACTGTCGTTTGAATCTCTGTATGAACAGGCGCGGTGCACGCTGCATCGGAAATACCTTACTGCACAGGACCCGCGATACGCCTATTCGCGAGAGGCATGCGTGGATGCGGCGATGAACATGCTCGCGCAGCAACGGTACATGCACCGGGAGTGTCAAGCAGGCAAAAAGCTGTTCCCGCAGAGGTGGAAACTTCTTACCTATCTAAACCGTGAGAATCTCTTGGCGGCAATGATTGTTTGCCTCGATGTCGACCAGGCGCTCAGGAACATCGGCGCATCGAGCAATCCAACCGCCCCACTAAGTAATCCAGCTCTGTCCCTGGAGAGTAAGATCCAAGCTTTGGAGCAGTCTTTTGGTATCTGGCAGGAATACCGGTCCATGTCCAAGGAGGCATCGACGGCAGCGCACGTTGTGCAATTAACCATTCGCAAGGCAAAGGCCGTGTGCTCCTCGCGCGATGTTTCTGAAGGTAGTTTCGGGTCTGGAACATCAAACTCTACCAGCCCAGTACAGAGTCTGCAGGGCGAACAGTTTGCTGGCAGCGCCATGGACTATTCAGTAACTACGacggcggcggcggcagcggcGGCAGCAGAGGCAGCGGCAGCACAGTACATGATTGGTATGCCCCATGGCGGTGGCGAGGGGAGCCATCATCAATATGGCGTGATCGGTGAAATACCGGAAAACCAGGcgcagcaacaacagcaagCAGAGCAGCTCCAGTATAGACCCGATGCGATGATGTATCAGCAGCCGGACGCCATGATGGCGCAGGAGACCAGCAGAGGATCGATGGAGGCGATGGCAGCTGCTGCGGCGGCGGCGGGGATGTCGTCCAACCCGGCGTACAAAGTGATGGAGACGATGATCGATGCGCCGGTGCAATTTGGCTGG GGTGCATTTTGGGATCCTCAGTTTCCACGCGATTACACAACGGCGGGCGGTGTTACGGCGGAAGACGTCTGGACGCCCGATAGGAATGGGGGTGGCGTGCCGCCGCCGCCTCCGCCTCCCGCTCCAGGGGGGTCGTCGGGTGGGGCATTGGGGTATCAGGGATGA